One part of the Thiothrix nivea DSM 5205 genome encodes these proteins:
- a CDS encoding Gfo/Idh/MocA family protein produces the protein MKVLLIGYGSIGRRHDEVLSSFAKINETHIVTKQTLADRVTFSALENVGNIQSYDYFLIASETKKHYEQLCWLNEQVSGKKIFCEKPLFEKHYDLPPMNNQIYIGYVLRFHPILQKMKSLLDGQEVLTANIACGSYLPSWRTNIDYRDSYSAKKAEGGGVLLDLSHELDYAAWLVGSLQEVKSYQAKVSDLEIDSDDLVSLVGKTDQKAIINLVMDYFSPSAHRLIRINTNTFTLEADLIKNELIQTHVNGEKDVFAFQRLQRNDMFQAMHHEILFNEQKNFVCTLGQGLSIMQTINTIQEQNNE, from the coding sequence ATGAAAGTGCTTTTAATTGGTTATGGCTCAATAGGACGACGCCACGATGAGGTCTTGTCTTCATTTGCAAAGATTAATGAAACGCACATCGTCACTAAACAAACCTTGGCTGATCGCGTCACGTTTAGCGCCCTTGAAAATGTCGGGAATATTCAATCGTATGATTATTTCTTAATTGCATCTGAAACTAAAAAACACTATGAGCAACTTTGTTGGTTGAATGAGCAGGTAAGTGGCAAAAAAATATTTTGTGAAAAACCTTTGTTTGAAAAACATTACGATTTGCCACCAATGAATAACCAGATTTATATAGGTTATGTTTTACGTTTTCACCCGATTTTGCAAAAAATGAAAAGCTTACTCGATGGTCAGGAAGTTTTAACGGCTAATATTGCCTGCGGTTCATACCTTCCAAGCTGGCGAACGAATATTGATTATCGGGATTCATACAGCGCGAAAAAAGCTGAAGGCGGTGGGGTGTTACTCGATTTAAGCCATGAGCTAGATTATGCCGCCTGGTTGGTAGGGAGTTTGCAGGAGGTTAAAAGCTACCAGGCCAAGGTGTCAGACTTGGAGATCGACAGCGATGATCTTGTTTCATTAGTCGGGAAAACAGATCAAAAAGCCATTATCAATTTAGTAATGGATTACTTTAGTCCATCTGCGCATCGTTTAATTCGCATCAATACTAATACGTTTACGCTCGAAGCCGACTTGATTAAAAATGAACTGATTCAAACCCACGTGAATGGTGAAAAAGACGTGTTTGCATTTCAAAGGCTGCAAAGAAACGATATGTTTCAAGCAATGCATCACGAAATTCTGTTCAATGAGCAAAAGAATTTTGTCTGCACCCTAGGTCAAGGGTTAAGCATTATGCAAACGATTAATACGATACAGGAACAAAACAATGAGTGA
- a CDS encoding nucleotidyltransferase family protein — translation MNSSEQLWQQAILKTDATIGEAIRNLDQVAIKIILVCNEAGILEGTVSDGDIRRGLLKGLNMDSPILSVTHRNALVVPPDFSREMVMQLMVANKIHQIPVLDEERHVIGLYLWDEMTSPPARPNLMVIMAGGMGTRLRPHTENCPKPLLPVAGKPMLEHIIERAKQEGFNQFVLAIHYLGHMIEDYFGNGERLGVQINYLREEAPLGTAGALSLLNPVPDAPFVVTNGDVMTDIRYGELLDFHIRHAAAATMAVRVHEWQHPFGVVQMQGVNIVGFEEKPTARSHINAGVYALDPAALDVLTADNRCDMPTLFERLQAQIKRTVAYPMHEPWLDVGRPDDLAAVRLNANP, via the coding sequence ATGAACTCATCCGAACAATTGTGGCAACAAGCTATTCTCAAGACTGATGCAACCATTGGCGAAGCCATCCGCAATCTAGATCAAGTTGCCATTAAAATTATCTTAGTGTGCAATGAGGCGGGAATTCTGGAAGGTACAGTATCTGATGGTGATATACGACGCGGGTTACTGAAAGGCTTAAACATGGATAGCCCTATTCTCAGTGTCACGCATCGCAATGCACTGGTTGTGCCACCTGATTTTAGCCGTGAAATGGTGATGCAGCTCATGGTAGCGAATAAGATCCACCAAATTCCTGTACTTGATGAAGAGCGTCATGTTATTGGCTTATACCTTTGGGATGAAATGACCTCGCCACCAGCACGCCCGAATCTTATGGTCATTATGGCGGGTGGTATGGGGACACGTCTACGCCCTCATACTGAAAACTGCCCTAAACCATTATTGCCAGTGGCAGGTAAGCCCATGCTGGAACACATTATTGAGCGCGCCAAACAAGAAGGATTTAACCAGTTCGTGCTTGCCATTCACTACCTTGGTCACATGATTGAAGATTACTTTGGTAATGGCGAGCGCTTAGGGGTACAGATTAACTATCTGCGAGAGGAAGCACCGTTAGGGACGGCTGGGGCATTGAGCTTGCTTAATCCCGTGCCTGATGCGCCCTTTGTGGTGACTAATGGCGATGTAATGACTGACATCCGTTATGGTGAACTTCTTGATTTTCACATCCGACACGCTGCGGCTGCTACTATGGCGGTACGGGTGCATGAATGGCAGCACCCCTTTGGTGTTGTGCAAATGCAAGGGGTGAATATTGTTGGTTTTGAAGAAAAACCCACCGCCCGTAGCCATATCAATGCAGGCGTTTATGCACTTGATCCGGCAGCATTGGATGTTTTAACTGCGGATAACCGTTGTGATATGCCAACGCTGTTTGAACGTTTGCAAGCTCAAATAAAACGGACGGTTGCTTACCCGATGCATGAGCCTTGGCTAGATGTGGGTAGACCGGATGATTTAGCTGCCGTGCGACTCAATGCAAATCCATGA